DNA from Electrophorus electricus isolate fEleEle1 chromosome 5, fEleEle1.pri, whole genome shotgun sequence:
ACTGCaatgaaatacataaattaaggTTAAAAGAGCATCATAGCTGCAATGCTCTGAGAATCTAATCCTGGATGGTGTCTCTAAGAATCTGTCCTAACCCCCTCCCTCACCGCAACCATCCCAGGACAGAAGACAGGCAGATGAGCCTCAGGGGAGCTGAACAACCAGAGGTGCCCCACCTGCTAGCAGTGGGAAATGACAAAGTCTTAGTATGGCATGCTGAAGAGCACAGGATCATCATTAATTCAGCTGAACGGTAGGGACACTAAACTCATAATTATATGCTTGTTTCAGGGCAGTGCAAAGTGTACATGAGCGCAATCCTCTAAATCCCTCAAACCAGTATGCAGACAGCCACTGGCAGACGACTAGAGGACTAGGAGCTGCCCGCTGTAGTTGATCCTCactacccacacacaaaaagaccactgaaatacaatgtttttaaacattagtGAACCAGTGAAGGGCTTTAAGGTCAGCGGTatcattgtgtatgtgtatttctcatatataaataatgagattatatatagatagatccatcattatctttatatatatatatatatacacatatgtatatatatacatatatatatatgtgtatatatatacatatatatatacacacatatatatgtatatatatatatatatatacacatatatatatatatgtatatatacacacatataaacatatatatatatatacatatatatatacatatatatatacacacatataatatatatacacacatatacatatatatacatatatatacatatatatgtatatatatatatgtatatatatgtatatatatgtatatatgtatatgtgtatatatatgtatgtgtgtgtatatatatatatatatatatatatatatatatatgtgtgtgtgtgtgtgtgtgtgtgtgtgtgtgtgtgtgtatatatgtggcGTGGGTGGCCGAACCATTTCTACTTACTGCCAACAGAGGGCAGCATCCAGTGAAGGCGTCCTGCCAGTCAATAAATCCAAACAGCGTGTCAACAAgttttattattcaaaaatgCAATTGCAACAAGCATGTATCAAAAAGTCTGTACGACAAAGCCTTTACAAAATGGCTTGACACTGAATTCTTCTCCCCAAAATGGCTGTTACAACAAATTGTAAACAGTTTTGAATCAACAGTCTTACAGCACTTAcaacaaagaaattaaacaaacaataacaacaacaacaaaaaaaaaaaacagctaaaataaGGAAAGCACCTGCTCTCTTTCAAATGCAGACAGGGAAGCGGAGAAACAACTGCACCATCTGTacagtttttttaaaatgcataaacaaaaacaatggaaTGTTCCATGTTAAAAATCAACTCAAACTGATTTATCCTCcataaatttaaaagaaaaaaaaaatcatcatcttTTCCCCCTCCCTCAACAAAAGGCAGAAGGCTGGACAAGAATTAAACAGACATGATGCTCTTTGATGAAAATACAAGCTGGTTTGGTCACTTAGCTTTGTGCATAGATTTAAGGCATCATCTCAGCAGTTTTTctggatggagagagtgagtgagagcgagcATGTGACTGTGGTGCGACTGAGACATTCTGAGAGGGCGTCCACGTCTAGACGGAGCAGTGGGGAAAGGGGACAGCTACCTACAAAGGCACATCTGCTTCCTTGTTTCTCCCAGCTGACAGACAAGTAGGTTGGTTGGCAAAACCCTGAGCGAGATCCATGGAGATTCTGGTCAGCTACACTCCCTTTGCCAGGACGCTGGAGCCCAGGGTTAGGGCAGGCATCTCTGCGCTCGCTGCAGAATGGAGGCAGGAGAAGGTGGCCCCTGGTCTGTACACGTGTAGGCCCAGTGGGACCTGTTTCTGGAGTGCAGGGGGAGAGATGGACACGATGAAGCTCATATGGCACTGGGCACACTGGACTGACCTGATCAGGGTTCAGTCACATGGATTTGATTCTTTTTTccgtttcttctttttttttaaaaaacttttgtTCAGTACATCAGCAGTAGGACAACAGTTCGAAACATGTAAGAGTGGTTCTTCACATCTGTGCttcaaggcaaaaaaaaaccccacaacaacaaaaaaaacagaaccaaCATGATTCATTTATAACAacgacaacaaaaaaaagacatctgtAAACAGTTTTCATAGAGGCAGCAAAATGACTGGGCTCttcacatttgtctttttttttgtgtacacAAGAAGGAAGATTTgtttgcaacacacacacacacacacacacacacacacacacacacacacacacacacacacacacacacacacacacctccctcctgTTTCTTGGTGCagttgtgttaaaaaaaaaaaaaacaaccttatgAATACTCTTGGTGTTAAACTCGCTAATAGAGCAATTCCAATGTGGTGAAAATGGCACTTATAACCCAGCAGAAGGGATTCTTTCTGTTTAGCATTTCTCCAGGCTCTAGAAACACAGCTGAGTTCTCTTAGTAATGCTCTCCTCTGAAgaaaggataaataaataaaacaaatgagaaagaaaaacgaagggaaacattttttaaatcgcAGCAGTAGCCGAATGAGGTATCGATGTATTGCTTTATGTCAAAGGGAAAATAAGggattaaaattaaataaattaaataaatcagtggTTGGTTTGAGATGGGAGGAAAGAAACTGATGAGGGTTTAAGGTATGGGGCCAGGCAGGGGCTGGAGGAGTGGGTCCTCTGCCCAGAGTCGGTGAGGGAGCATCAGCACTCCTGGCTTCCCTGAGGTAAGGCTCTGGAGCTGGGCTCCTCCGTGGCGGCGGCCTGCTCGCCCTCGGCCTCCTCAGGCTGCATGGCATTCCAGCTGGCTTTGTTCAGGCACAGGTGGCCCAGCATGGTCTGGGAGAGGCGCGTGTCTGAGAAGCGAGCCCACTCGGCAAACAGAGGCTCCACCACATAGGTCATGAAACCTGAGCACACGATGGAGCGGTAGAGACGTAatgagaggtgggggggggggggggtagttaagggagagagaaaaaagcaagaaggagagcaagagatAAAGGTGGGTGGGggaagagacacaggagagagtgagaaagaccCAAGTTCAGTCCCAGACCAGGAACTCCGTTAGTAACAAATAATAAGATTACTGGAATTGTTAGATATTAAAAATGTCCATTTGTCCTCCTTCTGCCAGCTCCGGGAGCTTGTTTCTAAGCAGTAAGAGCTTTGTCAGAGTGGGTTCGTGCGCATGCAGCAGCAGCATAATACCAGTCCAGATCTCAGGGCTCAGTCTGGTACACATCCTACAACAGTTGGCAGCAGGCAGAACCACTGACTGTTGGCTCTCTTTAACGCTCTCAACAGTTCAGGCAACATGTGTCATTActtttatcattattttcaaTAGCTACTTTTAAATCAAAACCCTCACAAAATGATTTCTCCACCCACAGTGATATACACCTTCTTGATAAGGTGTCTGAATTTGATGTTGGGCTTTGGTTTAGAAATGGTGACAGTAAACCATAACAAAACCATGTTAAATGACAAGTTGGCCCATCATAATTACTGATGCTGTTCCACATGCCAGTCAGAAAATGGTCTGCGACATTGTTGATTAAAGTGCTGGAGCTTTCAGTCTGTTTGGCCAAAGACTGCAGCTGACAGCCTGATAAACAGGCTAATAAAGAGAGCTTCTCGGATCCTGTCATTGACGACCttcaaataataatacagtCCAAAGGACAATGAGACAGTGTCTCCTTGCTCATGTGCTCGAGAAATAGCTTGATGTCATACAGACTATTTGACAACCAAGGGTTGAGTTCTACCGCAGGCCAACTTGCAAAGACCGTGTTTTGAAGCCATCTGTCGTGACTCTTGAATCCACCCAGTAAAAACAGCACCAGTGCCAGGACCTTAGAGTGTTCTTGTGGACTGGGTGAGAGACGTCACCAGTAGCCCTGGAAACCAGAATGCCCTTTTCTTACCAATCTGAACATCGGCTATGGAGTTAGTCTCGCTGTCGCACAGTGGGCTGACTTCAAGTTTGTGCTTCTTCTCAATGTCTCCTTAACACGGTGCAGGGTGGgaagggaaaacacagaagaagaaaaaaaaaaaaggtgtgacTTTCACACTCAGCACAATGATTTCAAACTTGGTCTGCTTTGGGTGTGATATGTACCTTGATGGAAGAATTCCTCTGTCACCTTTTCACTCCACTGTTTGCTGAGCTCCCATGGTCTACACGGGTTACAAATATCAGCACACTTCAGGGCCATCTGcacatgcgcgtgcgcacacacgcacacacacacacacacacacacacacacacacaataaaaaaaaatgagggaTTTGGCAAACCACATTGATTACGTAAATCACACAgactctcgcgcacacacacacttgcacacactcacacacccaacCCAAAGGACTTTGTGGCAGAGTCTTTAGTAAAGTCTCactttaaatgtgaatattcaGTTGTTTGAATAAAAGGTGCtgctttcatttgcatttttgtttcctGCCTGTTGCCATGACGCCTACCAACACCTCCTCACCTGCAGGACGAAGTGGCGGTGGGAGGTGTTCCCCAAGCACAGGTCCTCCTGGTCCAGGTGTGTCCTGAACTTGGACAGGTATTCATTCTGTCTACTGATATCAGTGGCCAGGATGAGGGAGCCCAGCTGCCTCTCCATGTTCAGGCTGGGCAGAGAGAAAACTCCATTACACATACTTCAGTGGAACGCACTGTTGCAAACAGAACTTAACAGCCATACTTAATTTGAGAGGGCAGTAACATATGGGTacgtacatgtgtgcgtgtgtaaaagAGCAGGAAGGCTGGCAATTCTGGTGCCGTGTACTGATACGTACCTGTCTTCCGTGGGAAGATGGGAGAACAGTTCCGTCTCTCGGAGGAGGCCCACTGCCGACCTCCAGTGGTGGTTCTCCAGAACTGAGGTATTCTATGCAGCCAAACGCACTCGTTAAGACCGTGTCGGTTTTGAGACGCAAGCGCCACGAGAAGGGGGCGGCGGTGTGGCGTGCGAGCGCAGCGCTCACCCTGTACAAAGCGGCTAGGTAATGGTTGGTTTTGACGAGGAAGGGCTGGTTGACTCCAGGGTGGTCCAGGTCATGTGTGGCTGCTGCCAGCAGGCCCAACAGCACGTCACAGGAAGTGAGAGACTTGGCGAGCTGCAGAGAACgtgcgagagacagagagagagagagagcacaggaaaggaagagggagagagagcgtgcagggaagggagagagagagagagagagagagagcagggaagggagagagagagagggagagagagagaggcccaaGCTAAGGGGCATTCTTGAACATTGGGTGTGCAACTTGCGGTCATGCTTTTGAGAGCAGCTTAAGAGTTTCTCCTGCTCCCTTTCAATCATACCTTGGGCTCCTTCAGGTAACAGTGCATTGCCTGGGTGACGTCGGCAGCGTGGACCGAGTTATGGTAAGGGTTATGGTTGTGGTAGTCCTCCTGAACCAAAACTGAAAGCCATAACCAAAAGGGTAAAGCAAAGTGACTTCCTGTAGAGCACTAATCAGCTACTGCATCAGAACCAACAACTAAATCTAACAAAAATAAGAAGACCCCATCTCTCCAGCTCAAATACATTTTGGCCCATTTTAATGCCACAGCTCGAATCTTGTTTTGTACCAAAGTCCAGATTGTGGGAATTCCCCCACAGAAACGCTGGTCTCAGGGCAGGTCCACTCACCTAAAAAGCGACGCACTTTAACCATGTCTAACTGGAAGAGCTCAATTAAACCATAATGTGTCAGCAGATATAACGTCAAGGAGATGAGACTGTTGCCTGAAAACAAAGGGGAGCAAAGGACAAGAAATTGTTCGGCTGAATTTATTGCccagttaaaacaaaaaaggaatcGCTGTGGTGCAATGGCCATGCATTTATGTGGCCAGCAGGTGGGGGTGTTGGCCACAACCAGAGCAGTTGAACGCTCGTCACACTTCATGCAGTGACTTAAGAGGGGGAATACCAGCGCGAGATGCATGGCAAgagcacgcacgcgcgcgctcacacatgcacgcgcgctgGACCCAAACGCTCTTCAGAGACACGTACCGTTCGTCAGCCTGTCGAAGAGGAAAATGTCAAAATTCCAGCTTCCAACCTTTTCCAACATgcactacaaaaaaacaaaataggtACATTgaaacacaaaatcaaaaatactcaaaaagtaaaaagaggCATAATATAGAGACAATGGGCATATAATTGTTGAATATTCCATCATTTTAGTGGTGAAAATGGCTGGGATATATTATAGCGACCTAAACCTACACAGTACAACCAGCTATTTCAGACACTCCAAGAAATACATGAAAGTAAATAAGTGGCTTCATACATTGAGATGTTCAGAGCGTAAGCCTATAGCAGCAGTCACTGTGGTCATGCCAACATTTATCTGCCATTTTAGatgttttcatttctctctgtctttcaggtTCAATCTTCAGGTTCTTTCCTGGAAGCCTTCTACACAACACTTGGTGCTCATAACATGTACTCTttataaaaaaatctaatcaatcattaaacaaacaaacaaacaaaaaatcatcTTAAGATGGTTCCTTTAACAACCATGAATAACCACCCTTACACCTAAAAATAAATAGCAGGCTGGACGCTTCTTGTACAGAGGCTAGGCAGCAGTTGTGTTAGCGGTAGCAGCATGGACCGGAGAGACCCTCTGTCTGCAGCACTGTGTGCTGGTATCCTCACCAAATCAGTGTAccgtttaaaaaataaaaataaaaaaaaagcttttagcAGGAAATCCGCTGAGCTTCTTGTTTTGTAATGCATTTCATGTCCCAAATGAGATTCACGTGGCAGTGGCAGT
Protein-coding regions in this window:
- the pde7a gene encoding high affinity cAMP-specific 3',5'-cyclic phosphodiesterase 7A isoform X3 translates to MGIALIWSVIAILVRWIFSKRRGAISYDSSDQTALYIRMLGACVIFKQLFSRDVRVRSQVGFEPERRGSHPYLGVDFRTLHSHAELVGSIPARRIRRLFSFQRHLLTSRLLRGTPHLSPLHFLDEDYCGQAKCMLEKVGSWNFDIFLFDRLTNGNSLISLTLYLLTHYGLIELFQLDMVKVRRFLVLVQEDYHNHNPYHNSVHAADVTQAMHCYLKEPKLAKSLTSCDVLLGLLAAATHDLDHPGVNQPFLVKTNHYLAALYRNTSVLENHHWRSAVGLLRETELFSHLPTEDSLNMERQLGSLILATDISRQNEYLSKFRTHLDQEDLCLGNTSHRHFVLQMALKCADICNPCRPWELSKQWSEKVTEEFFHQGDIEKKHKLEVSPLCDSETNSIADVQIGFMTYVVEPLFAEWARFSDTRLSQTMLGHLCLNKASWNAMQPEEAEGEQAAATEEPSSRALPQGSQEC
- the pde7a gene encoding high affinity cAMP-specific 3',5'-cyclic phosphodiesterase 7A isoform X4, with translation MGIALIWSVIAILVRWIFSKRRGAISYDSSDQTALYIRMLGDVRVRSQVGFEPERRGSHPYLGVDFRTLHSHAELVGSIPARRIRRLFSFQRHLLTSRLLRGTPHLSPLHFLDEDYCGQAKCMLEKVGSWNFDIFLFDRLTNGNSLISLTLYLLTHYGLIELFQLDMVKVRRFLVLVQEDYHNHNPYHNSVHAADVTQAMHCYLKEPKLAKSLTSCDVLLGLLAAATHDLDHPGVNQPFLVKTNHYLAALYRNTSVLENHHWRSAVGLLRETELFSHLPTEDSLNMERQLGSLILATDISRQNEYLSKFRTHLDQEDLCLGNTSHRHFVLQMALKCADICNPCRPWELSKQWSEKVTEEFFHQGDIEKKHKLEVSPLCDSETNSIADVQIGFMTYVVEPLFAEWARFSDTRLSQTMLGHLCLNKASWNAMQPEEAEGEQAAATEEPSSRALPQGSQEC
- the pde7a gene encoding high affinity cAMP-specific 3',5'-cyclic phosphodiesterase 7A isoform X1, translating into MEVCYQLPVLPLDRPVPKHVLSRRGAISFSSSSSLFGAPDPRQLSQRRGAISYDSSDQTALYIRMLGACVIFKQLFSRDVRVRSQVGFEPERRGSHPYLGVDFRTLHSHAELVGSIPARRIRRLFSFQRHLLTSRLLRGTPHLSPLHFLDEDYCGQAKCMLEKVGSWNFDIFLFDRLTNGNSLISLTLYLLTHYGLIELFQLDMVKVRRFLVLVQEDYHNHNPYHNSVHAADVTQAMHCYLKEPKLAKSLTSCDVLLGLLAAATHDLDHPGVNQPFLVKTNHYLAALYRNTSVLENHHWRSAVGLLRETELFSHLPTEDSLNMERQLGSLILATDISRQNEYLSKFRTHLDQEDLCLGNTSHRHFVLQMALKCADICNPCRPWELSKQWSEKVTEEFFHQGDIEKKHKLEVSPLCDSETNSIADVQIGFMTYVVEPLFAEWARFSDTRLSQTMLGHLCLNKASWNAMQPEEAEGEQAAATEEPSSRALPQGSQEC
- the pde7a gene encoding high affinity cAMP-specific 3',5'-cyclic phosphodiesterase 7A isoform X2; translation: MEVCYQLPVLPLDRPVPKHVLSRRGAISFSSSSSLFGAPDPRQLSQRRGAISYDSSDQTALYIRMLGDVRVRSQVGFEPERRGSHPYLGVDFRTLHSHAELVGSIPARRIRRLFSFQRHLLTSRLLRGTPHLSPLHFLDEDYCGQAKCMLEKVGSWNFDIFLFDRLTNGNSLISLTLYLLTHYGLIELFQLDMVKVRRFLVLVQEDYHNHNPYHNSVHAADVTQAMHCYLKEPKLAKSLTSCDVLLGLLAAATHDLDHPGVNQPFLVKTNHYLAALYRNTSVLENHHWRSAVGLLRETELFSHLPTEDSLNMERQLGSLILATDISRQNEYLSKFRTHLDQEDLCLGNTSHRHFVLQMALKCADICNPCRPWELSKQWSEKVTEEFFHQGDIEKKHKLEVSPLCDSETNSIADVQIGFMTYVVEPLFAEWARFSDTRLSQTMLGHLCLNKASWNAMQPEEAEGEQAAATEEPSSRALPQGSQEC
- the pde7a gene encoding high affinity cAMP-specific 3',5'-cyclic phosphodiesterase 7A isoform X5, which translates into the protein MEVCYQLPVLPLDRPVPKHVLSRRGAISFSSSSSLFGAPDPRQLSQRRGAISYDSSDQTALYIRMLAHAELVGSIPARRIRRLFSFQRHLLTSRLLRGTPHLSPLHFLDEDYCGQAKCMLEKVGSWNFDIFLFDRLTNGNSLISLTLYLLTHYGLIELFQLDMVKVRRFLVLVQEDYHNHNPYHNSVHAADVTQAMHCYLKEPKLAKSLTSCDVLLGLLAAATHDLDHPGVNQPFLVKTNHYLAALYRNTSVLENHHWRSAVGLLRETELFSHLPTEDSLNMERQLGSLILATDISRQNEYLSKFRTHLDQEDLCLGNTSHRHFVLQMALKCADICNPCRPWELSKQWSEKVTEEFFHQGDIEKKHKLEVSPLCDSETNSIADVQIGFMTYVVEPLFAEWARFSDTRLSQTMLGHLCLNKASWNAMQPEEAEGEQAAATEEPSSRALPQGSQEC
- the pde7a gene encoding high affinity cAMP-specific 3',5'-cyclic phosphodiesterase 7A isoform X6; this encodes MHRRGAISYDSSDQTALYIRMLGACVIFKQLFSRDVRVRSQVGFEPERRGSHPYLGVDFRTLHSHAELVGSIPARRIRRLFSFQRHLLTSRLLRGTPHLSPLHFLDEDYCGQAKCMLEKVGSWNFDIFLFDRLTNGNSLISLTLYLLTHYGLIELFQLDMVKVRRFLVLVQEDYHNHNPYHNSVHAADVTQAMHCYLKEPKLAKSLTSCDVLLGLLAAATHDLDHPGVNQPFLVKTNHYLAALYRNTSVLENHHWRSAVGLLRETELFSHLPTEDSLNMERQLGSLILATDISRQNEYLSKFRTHLDQEDLCLGNTSHRHFVLQMALKCADICNPCRPWELSKQWSEKVTEEFFHQGDIEKKHKLEVSPLCDSETNSIADVQIGFMTYVVEPLFAEWARFSDTRLSQTMLGHLCLNKASWNAMQPEEAEGEQAAATEEPSSRALPQGSQEC